From a region of the Alnus glutinosa chromosome 1, dhAlnGlut1.1, whole genome shotgun sequence genome:
- the LOC133878681 gene encoding uncharacterized protein LOC133878681 isoform X2 codes for MSKYRLNLSWIFLHLFIFQFSPRISAIRNDIGFQENPICRNTVQGRYLLSDDSVSLLPWKRREILFGCNLLSQCCNSYEFCVSCCLNPARTQKERVLKVKIAKQATAVTYASVFDFCAGRCRHNSESVVHENAYLSEFHHCFSLLSNSSGASNSYLEGMLNGINVIVGRQSESCNSVCKSNGQSCVPNKLLVLNQCDIMQKYQSCKGGCLASIGADQPAEVVDDAPKNLNPGACLFTRAQSMLSCDGSHPYTRRLCPCA; via the exons ATGTCCAAATATCGGTTAAATTTATCCTGGATATTCTTGCAcctatttatctttcaattctCGCCCAGGATTTCCGCCATCAG GAATGATATTGGATTTCAAGAGAATCCCATCTGCAGAAATACTGTTCAAGGAAGATATTTACTGTCTGATGACAGCG TCTCGCTGCTGCCCTGGAAAAGGAGAGAAATACTCTT TGGATGCAACCTTCTCTCACAGTGTTGCAACTCCTATGAGTTTTGTGTTTCATGCTGCCTAAATCCTGCACGG ACACAAAAAGAACGAGTACTGAAGGTGAAGATTGCTAAGCAAGCTACCGCAG TGACTTATGCAAGTGTATTTGATTTCTGTGCTGGGAGGTGCCGTCATAATTCTGAGAGTGTG GTTCATGAAAATGCTTATCTTAGCGAGTTCCATCACTGCTTTTCTCTGTTGTCGAATTCTTCGG GGGCCAGTAATTCTTATCTTGAAGGAATGCTGAATGGAATTAATGTTATTGTTGGAAG ACAAAGTGAGTCATGCAATTCAGTTTGCAAGTCAAATGGACAATCATGCGTCCCAAATAAGCTCTTGGTGCTTAATCAATGTGACAT TATGCAGAAATATCAGAGCTGCAAAGGAGGTTGCTTGGCAAGTATTGGAGCCGATCAACCTGCTGAAGTTGTTGATGACGCCCCTAAAAATCTG AATCCTGGAGCATGCTTGTTTACTCGAGCTCAATCAATGCTTTCTTGTGATGGTTCACATCCTTATACCAGGCGACTTTGCCCCTGTGCATAG
- the LOC133878681 gene encoding uncharacterized protein LOC133878681 isoform X3 yields the protein MILDFKRIPSAEILFKEDIYCLMTAHIFVGYVCDALLMDPQSRCCPGKGEKYSCHGCNLLSQCCNSYEFCVSCCLNPARTQKERVLKVKIAKQATAVTYASVFDFCAGRCRHNSESVVHENAYLSEFHHCFSLLSNSSGASNSYLEGMLNGINVIVGRQSESCNSVCKSNGQSCVPNKLLVLNQCDIMQKYQSCKGGCLASIGADQPAEVVDDAPKNLNPGACLFTRAQSMLSCDGSHPYTRRLCPCA from the exons ATGATATTGGATTTCAAGAGAATCCCATCTGCAGAAATACTGTTCAAGGAAGATATTTACTGTCTGATGACAGCG CATATATTTGTAGGCTATGTATGTGATGCTCTACTGATGGATCCACAGTCTCGCTGCTGCCCTGGAAAAGGAGAGAAATACTCTTGTCA TGGATGCAACCTTCTCTCACAGTGTTGCAACTCCTATGAGTTTTGTGTTTCATGCTGCCTAAATCCTGCACGG ACACAAAAAGAACGAGTACTGAAGGTGAAGATTGCTAAGCAAGCTACCGCAG TGACTTATGCAAGTGTATTTGATTTCTGTGCTGGGAGGTGCCGTCATAATTCTGAGAGTGTG GTTCATGAAAATGCTTATCTTAGCGAGTTCCATCACTGCTTTTCTCTGTTGTCGAATTCTTCGG GGGCCAGTAATTCTTATCTTGAAGGAATGCTGAATGGAATTAATGTTATTGTTGGAAG ACAAAGTGAGTCATGCAATTCAGTTTGCAAGTCAAATGGACAATCATGCGTCCCAAATAAGCTCTTGGTGCTTAATCAATGTGACAT TATGCAGAAATATCAGAGCTGCAAAGGAGGTTGCTTGGCAAGTATTGGAGCCGATCAACCTGCTGAAGTTGTTGATGACGCCCCTAAAAATCTG AATCCTGGAGCATGCTTGTTTACTCGAGCTCAATCAATGCTTTCTTGTGATGGTTCACATCCTTATACCAGGCGACTTTGCCCCTGTGCATAG
- the LOC133859144 gene encoding leucine-rich repeat receptor-like serine/threonine-protein kinase BAM2: protein MELLLLLFLFLHIHPTLSGSLPEYQALLSVKAAITDDPQRALTSWNASTNHCTWTHVTCDPSSYHVTALNLSGLNLSGTLSPDLAHLRFLSRLSFGANQLSGNIPGELGSLVSLKYMNLSSNMLTGKIPSSFAELKNLTLLSLLTNQLQSAIPEFIGDLPEIEVLQLSANSFTGSIPQGLGKSGKLRLLDLSSNKLTGTLPPNLCTGNRLQSLFTMQNFLFGPIPETLGKCESLILILMGQNYLNGSIPRGLLGLPRLSAVFLEDNNLTGGFPETDTIAVSLVVISLYNNQLSGPLPPSIGNFSGLQDLSLDRNRFSGAIPSQIGRLQYLVGLGLSHNKLSGPIPPEISQCKNLTDVDLSQNELAGKIPNDITKMKNLNYLNLSRNHLVGRIPALIESMQNLTSVDFSYNNLSGYVPATGQYVHFKPTSFQGNADLCGPYVRPCKDGVAKSTAASMTGTEFCSALVVLSLCVCGTLFCSVSWYIAGFVPQKDVRETANRRNT from the exons ATGGAACTTCTCCTACTGCTCTTCCTTTTCCTCCACATCCACCCCACGCTCTCCGGGAGCCTTCCGGAGTACCAAGCGCTGCTCTCTGTCAAGGCCGCCATAACCGACGACCCCCAGCGGGCGCTCACGTCGTGGAACGCCTCCACCAACCACTGCACGTGGACGCACGTCACATGCGACCCCTCCAGCTACCACGTAACCGCCTTGAACCTCTCCGGACTCAACCTCTCAGGCACACTCTCGCCGGATCTTGCCCACCTGCGCTTCCTCTCGAGGCTATCCTTCGGCGCCAACCAGCTCTCCGGGAACATTCCCGGCGAGCTCGGGAGTTTGGTGAGCTTAAAATACATGAACCTGTCGTCTAACATGCTCACAGGTAAGATTCCGTCGTCTTTTGCAGAGCTGAAGAACTTGACTCTGTTGAGCTTGTTGACAAACCAGCTTCAGAGCGCGATTCCTGAGTTCATCGGAGACTTGCCGGAGATTGAGGTGCTGCAGCTGTCAGCCAATAGCTTCACGGGAAGCATTCCTCAGGGGCTCGGAAAGAGTGGAAAGCTTCGGCTTCTTGATCTTTCGTCGAACAAGCTAACCGGGACTCTGCCTCCCAATTTGTGTACCGGGAATCGGCTTCAGTCTCTGTTTACTATGCAGAATTTCTTATTTGGTCCGATCCCGGAAACACTGGGGAAGTGCGAGTCACTGATTTTGATCCTAATGGGTCAGAACTATCTCAACGGGTCGATACCAAGAGGGCTTCTCGGGTTGCCGAGGCTCAGTGCAGTGTTCCTGGAGGACAACAATCTCACCGGGGGGTTTCCGGAGACCGATACGATTGCGGTGAGTCTCGTCGTGATCAGTTTGTACAACAATCAGCTTTCCGGGCCGTTACCGCCGAGTATCGGAAACTTCTCAGGCCTTCAGGATCTTTCTCTCGACAGAAACCGTTTTTCTGGTGCAATCCCATCACAAATCGGGAGGTTGCAGTACCTTGTCGGCTTAGGCTTAAGCCACAACAAACTCTCGGGCCCCATTCCACCCGAAATCAGCCAATGCAAGAATTTGACGGATGTCGATCTTAGCCAAAACGAGCTCGCCGGCAAGATTCCCAACGACattacaaaaatgaaaaacctcAACTACCTGAACCTCTCGAGAAACCATCTCGTTGGTCGTATTCCTGCTTTGATAGAGAGTATGCAAAACTTGACCTCCGTCGATTTTTCGTACAACAACCTCTCTGGTTATGTTCCTGCCACTGGACAATACGTCCACTTCAAGCCGACGTCGTTTCAGGGCAATGCCGATCTCTGCGGACCTTATGTACGGCCTTGCAAGGATGGGGTTGCCAAATCTACAGCCGCATCGATGACCG gCACAGAGTTCTGTTCTGCTCTTGTGGTGTTGTCTTTATGTGTTTGTGGAACGTTGTTTTGTTCT GTTTCATGGTACATTGCCGGTTTCGTGCCCCAAAAGGATGTCAGGGAAACAGCGAATCGACGGAATACGTGA
- the LOC133878681 gene encoding uncharacterized protein LOC133878681 isoform X1, whose protein sequence is MSKYRLNLSWIFLHLFIFQFSPRISAIRNDIGFQENPICRNTVQGRYLLSDDSGYVCDALLMDPQSRCCPGKGEKYSCHGCNLLSQCCNSYEFCVSCCLNPARTQKERVLKVKIAKQATAVTYASVFDFCAGRCRHNSESVVHENAYLSEFHHCFSLLSNSSGASNSYLEGMLNGINVIVGRQSESCNSVCKSNGQSCVPNKLLVLNQCDIMQKYQSCKGGCLASIGADQPAEVVDDAPKNLNPGACLFTRAQSMLSCDGSHPYTRRLCPCA, encoded by the exons ATGTCCAAATATCGGTTAAATTTATCCTGGATATTCTTGCAcctatttatctttcaattctCGCCCAGGATTTCCGCCATCAG GAATGATATTGGATTTCAAGAGAATCCCATCTGCAGAAATACTGTTCAAGGAAGATATTTACTGTCTGATGACAGCG GCTATGTATGTGATGCTCTACTGATGGATCCACAGTCTCGCTGCTGCCCTGGAAAAGGAGAGAAATACTCTTGTCA TGGATGCAACCTTCTCTCACAGTGTTGCAACTCCTATGAGTTTTGTGTTTCATGCTGCCTAAATCCTGCACGG ACACAAAAAGAACGAGTACTGAAGGTGAAGATTGCTAAGCAAGCTACCGCAG TGACTTATGCAAGTGTATTTGATTTCTGTGCTGGGAGGTGCCGTCATAATTCTGAGAGTGTG GTTCATGAAAATGCTTATCTTAGCGAGTTCCATCACTGCTTTTCTCTGTTGTCGAATTCTTCGG GGGCCAGTAATTCTTATCTTGAAGGAATGCTGAATGGAATTAATGTTATTGTTGGAAG ACAAAGTGAGTCATGCAATTCAGTTTGCAAGTCAAATGGACAATCATGCGTCCCAAATAAGCTCTTGGTGCTTAATCAATGTGACAT TATGCAGAAATATCAGAGCTGCAAAGGAGGTTGCTTGGCAAGTATTGGAGCCGATCAACCTGCTGAAGTTGTTGATGACGCCCCTAAAAATCTG AATCCTGGAGCATGCTTGTTTACTCGAGCTCAATCAATGCTTTCTTGTGATGGTTCACATCCTTATACCAGGCGACTTTGCCCCTGTGCATAG
- the LOC133878681 gene encoding uncharacterized protein LOC133878681 isoform X4 has protein sequence MILDFKRIPSAEILFKEDIYCLMTASRCCPGKGEKYSCHGCNLLSQCCNSYEFCVSCCLNPARTQKERVLKVKIAKQATAVTYASVFDFCAGRCRHNSESVVHENAYLSEFHHCFSLLSNSSGASNSYLEGMLNGINVIVGRQSESCNSVCKSNGQSCVPNKLLVLNQCDIMQKYQSCKGGCLASIGADQPAEVVDDAPKNLNPGACLFTRAQSMLSCDGSHPYTRRLCPCA, from the exons ATGATATTGGATTTCAAGAGAATCCCATCTGCAGAAATACTGTTCAAGGAAGATATTTACTGTCTGATGACAGCG TCTCGCTGCTGCCCTGGAAAAGGAGAGAAATACTCTTGTCA TGGATGCAACCTTCTCTCACAGTGTTGCAACTCCTATGAGTTTTGTGTTTCATGCTGCCTAAATCCTGCACGG ACACAAAAAGAACGAGTACTGAAGGTGAAGATTGCTAAGCAAGCTACCGCAG TGACTTATGCAAGTGTATTTGATTTCTGTGCTGGGAGGTGCCGTCATAATTCTGAGAGTGTG GTTCATGAAAATGCTTATCTTAGCGAGTTCCATCACTGCTTTTCTCTGTTGTCGAATTCTTCGG GGGCCAGTAATTCTTATCTTGAAGGAATGCTGAATGGAATTAATGTTATTGTTGGAAG ACAAAGTGAGTCATGCAATTCAGTTTGCAAGTCAAATGGACAATCATGCGTCCCAAATAAGCTCTTGGTGCTTAATCAATGTGACAT TATGCAGAAATATCAGAGCTGCAAAGGAGGTTGCTTGGCAAGTATTGGAGCCGATCAACCTGCTGAAGTTGTTGATGACGCCCCTAAAAATCTG AATCCTGGAGCATGCTTGTTTACTCGAGCTCAATCAATGCTTTCTTGTGATGGTTCACATCCTTATACCAGGCGACTTTGCCCCTGTGCATAG